A region from the Candidatus Zixiibacteriota bacterium genome encodes:
- a CDS encoding PorV/PorQ family protein, translated as MKRLFCRYHLLIALISVFSHCAAWGADNGQTAAGFLTIGVDARSTALAGALTSASDDATASFWNPAGLANVNSIQLICSHQSWYQDISFEYAAAAMPLNEEITISVSFAFLSYGEITGYDISDNPTGDINSTYDFAGGISLGYRILDKLTIGLTAKHIIVSLAGIKASANAFDFGLRLNSQIGSIGITAANIGTDLIFREKQNKLPALIRAGFSIKPSGQSLILVSEVDFPFYNRVKYKNGIELSFSDHYFLRAGYGISQDNNAENMAGGYSLGGGLRLGSSHLDYSFSPGISITSEYLHQFTVRFQL; from the coding sequence ATGAAACGTTTGTTTTGTAGATATCATTTATTAATTGCCCTTATCTCGGTTTTTTCGCACTGCGCAGCCTGGGGCGCTGACAATGGCCAAACGGCCGCCGGATTTTTGACCATTGGCGTCGATGCGCGGTCAACGGCCCTCGCCGGCGCATTAACTTCGGCATCGGATGACGCCACGGCATCATTCTGGAATCCGGCCGGTCTCGCTAATGTTAATTCGATTCAATTGATATGCTCGCACCAGAGCTGGTATCAGGATATCTCATTTGAATATGCGGCTGCCGCTATGCCCCTAAACGAGGAGATTACGATTTCGGTCAGCTTCGCCTTTTTATCATACGGTGAAATTACCGGTTATGATATTTCGGATAATCCTACGGGAGATATTAATTCGACTTATGATTTCGCGGGCGGAATTTCCCTGGGCTACCGGATTTTAGACAAACTGACAATTGGCTTGACGGCCAAGCATATAATCGTTTCTCTGGCCGGAATTAAAGCGTCGGCGAACGCCTTTGATTTCGGCCTTCGACTTAATTCTCAAATAGGTTCAATAGGCATAACCGCCGCAAACATCGGTACTGATCTGATATTCCGTGAAAAACAAAATAAACTACCGGCTCTTATCCGCGCCGGCTTTTCAATAAAACCTTCGGGGCAGAGTTTGATTCTCGTTTCAGAAGTTGATTTTCCGTTTTATAATCGGGTTAAATACAAAAACGGCATTGAGCTTTCATTTTCTGATCATTATTTCCTCCGGGCCGGTTATGGTATCTCGCAGGACAATAACGCGGAGAATATGGCAGGCGGCTATTCTCTGGGAGGCGGTTTAAGACTTGGATCAAGCCATCTTGATTATTCATTTTCCCCCGGGATTTCAATAACATCGGAATACCTCCACCAATTTACGGTGCGTTTTCAATTATAA
- a CDS encoding fibronectin type III domain-containing protein, with translation MRTLVLKKNQHSRGYFSLIIAALMTILILAASNDILAADATPTTITVYWTSPGDDGSSGTASEYDIRYSTSMINAGNWDYATQVTSESSPQIAGSQESFTITGLTPSTTYYIAITTADEVPNWSGLSNVISVTTLAEDTPPARIAGLSIDTKTSTSVTLNWTAPGADDDVGTASVYDIRFSTSFITAANWDAATQVTGEPSPQAAGSNELFTVTGLFPNTQYYFAIKAADDTPNWSELSNIVSTTTDQESTAPASVANLDVQSVTGSSVVLTWTAPGDDGNSGTASQYDIRYSLSPITDANWDAATQVAGEPSPQAAGTGESSTVTGLNSDTQYYFAIKTADEVPNWSGLSNVATATTPDITPPASIMDLSRLFEKNNNYQASNTLPLHQGNVYTVYLRPETGIRVSLSGQTV, from the coding sequence ATGCGAACCTTGGTACTTAAAAAAAACCAACATTCGAGGGGATATTTCAGCCTGATAATCGCCGCTTTAATGACTATTTTGATCTTGGCCGCATCCAATGATATCCTTGCCGCCGATGCTACGCCGACAACGATTACTGTTTACTGGACCTCTCCCGGTGATGATGGCTCTTCGGGAACCGCCTCCGAATATGATATTAGATACTCGACATCGATGATTAACGCCGGTAACTGGGATTATGCCACTCAGGTCACGAGTGAATCTTCGCCGCAGATTGCTGGCAGCCAGGAATCGTTCACGATTACAGGGCTGACTCCATCGACAACATATTATATTGCGATCACTACGGCTGACGAAGTTCCCAACTGGTCGGGGTTATCCAATGTCATATCGGTGACTACTTTGGCCGAAGACACTCCGCCAGCTCGTATCGCCGGTTTATCCATTGATACTAAAACGTCAACTTCTGTGACGCTCAACTGGACGGCTCCGGGCGCGGATGACGATGTCGGGACGGCTTCGGTTTATGATATCAGATTTTCAACGTCTTTTATTACCGCCGCGAATTGGGATGCGGCCACGCAGGTCACCGGAGAACCGTCTCCGCAAGCCGCCGGATCGAATGAATTATTTACTGTCACCGGTCTGTTCCCCAATACTCAGTATTATTTCGCGATTAAAGCGGCGGACGATACCCCCAATTGGTCAGAGCTTTCCAATATCGTGAGCACCACCACTGACCAGGAATCGACAGCCCCGGCTTCGGTTGCTAACTTAGACGTTCAGTCTGTTACCGGCAGTTCTGTCGTATTAACCTGGACCGCTCCGGGTGATGACGGCAACAGCGGCACCGCTTCCCAATATGACATTCGTTATTCATTGTCTCCGATCACCGATGCCAACTGGGATGCGGCGACGCAGGTCGCCGGTGAACCTTCACCGCAGGCCGCCGGTACCGGCGAATCGTCTACGGTCACCGGTCTTAATTCGGACACGCAATATTATTTTGCCATCAAAACGGCGGATGAAGTGCCCAACTGGTCGGGATTGTCCAATGTCGCCACCGCAACAACTCCGGATATAACGCCACCGGCGTCAATTATGGACTTAAGCCGGCTTTTTGAGAAAAATAATAATTATCAGGCAAGCAACACTCTCCCCCTGCATCAG